The nucleotide sequence ataaagatttctatgcagctcctggaaAGGCTACATTAAACGTTTCTGTTCTCCCAGGGACTCTGATGACACaactaaatgtatttaagggctaaaaaagtggattttggataatatgtcccctttaaattaGTTATTCTTCACAATCCTCTGAAACTGGCGATTGTCCCGATTCATTTtgcttccactaaactttccatttcTATGCTTGGACATGGCAGACTGTGAACATACAGCTTCCATAGCAATGgccttttgtggcttaccctcaTGTAGTGGgtatcagtgttgtagtactcgagtccgagactcgaactcgagtccgagtcattagctaaatttagagactcgtgacttgacttggacttgagcactgatgactcgaacttggactcggactcctacattcagatcattctgactcggaaattgagaaaaagactcgacttttttttttatatcattaggctataattttaatatgtcattagaatattatttggtgtatgattttaatatctaaattattagtgcaatggaatgttactgcttcatgtcatacatcacacgtcatggcatgttcctacaacgaatgTTAATTTTCACTGTGGCATGCCTGGAGGAGAGATGAGTGCCCCGAAGATTGTCCATTTTTTGCGTTTAAGGATTTCACCTGCATTGGCAGAAAATGGAGTGCAAAATGCTCCATATGTAACAGAACAATTGAGGAGACATTGGGGACTACCTCAAATTTCAATCGACATCTGTCAAGACTGCATGCAGAAAAGTAAGTGACATGCTACGTTAAGTTAACGTTAACTGCTATGATGGTTGGCTAGCTAATGCCGCCACCTACAGTAGAGAGTTTGCCCATCAACAGGGTctaacttggactcgacttgatcaataaggactcgactcggacttgactctgactcgactcagattttttttaatgacttggacttgaacactggagactcgaaacCTGGACTTGGACTCGAGGGATAgggacttgactacaacactggtgggTATACACAACGGCTGTCAAGTCAGCGGTCTACCACATGACAGTgtaggccttcacagaacatttCTGCTTTGAAAATCCGTTTTCATTCATCTGGTCATGCATTTCAGTTTActaagaaactgaattttgggtttccaTCAGCTGTGAGACACGATCATCataatcaacagaaaaaaaaatgcttgtaaaAGTTTCCAAAGTGTGTAGTGGATGGGTGTACGAGTCGTACTTTTTTTACTAGAATTacttaaattaactttttcGTGATATTCTAATTAGCTGCCTGGCCAGCTCGTCAGTAGTAGCTGAAGGTGGCGTAGCTCTGCTCACTTTGGCATGTGAAGTACGCGATCAGCTGACCATTGCAAATCATCAGAAACAACCCGCTGCCTGCGGAGGAAGCGAGATAGAGAATGAATACGCTAATTAATGACAACCAGAAGGCAAGTAGCCCCTCATGTTTCCTTACCTAAAGCCAGCCACCACTGCCACACTGTGGGAAACTCCAACATCACTGCAACGTAGAAGCAAAACAGTACACTGCAGATTTGGTCATTCGGGTGTGCACATATATAGGTAGACGAACTGTTCTGCTCCTGCTCACCCAGGCTGGTGATTACTACATGGAGGAGCGTGACAGTGAGGGCGTAGTCCCAAACCCGCCTCCTCACCACCGCAGCAAACAGAATGCCGCTGCAAAAGTAGGTGAGCTCCAAGGAGAGGAGGTTGACTGAAGGAGACAAGAAAAGTCACAAGATACAGTTGCTGTTCAAAGCTGCCGATCACACTGGCTTTGTGTTGTGTCCTCACCCAGATATTTGGAGTTAGACTCAGCAGGCTCGGTTTTAAAATCGAAAGGAATCAGCCCGTCAAACCGATCCAGCCTACACGAGGAAACATGGGAGTGTCAGGAAGGAAAGTGTCCCGTTTTAGTTAGCATCTGAAATTCGATTTCAAATGGATTTTAGTGCGTGCAAAAGTGTGCAAAAATGTCTTTAGGATCAGGTTCTGATAATGCAGCTTTTCAAATATTCACCAGACTTTCTGAATAAACTTTCTGTTtggactttggctgctttttccTCTTATTTCGGGCCTAGAAACAATcgaaagttattttttatgacAAAACGTAGGCACTGGATTGGAAATAAGTGGGAAGGACACGTGTtttattaaagaagaaaaataaatcattcagaaagcccgAAGAATAGTATCAAGCCCGACTTAAATGTTTAACATGAGCTTCTGACTCCTTGGAGGCAAAATGCTAGCCAGACTTGATGGCACCCCTGttaatttgtgtaaaaaaaaaacaaaaaaaaacaacagcatccATCTTgtattgcagtagcataatctcaAACTAAAAAACTATGAATTAAAAAACTATGAATGAGGAGAAATCTCATGTTAAGGAATAATAGTTCAAGAACTAACTATCTGTGGCACAAATGTTGATATATCTAACAGTCCCTTTACTTTAATGTTGCATTTATGTTGTActttattaaactgataagagcTTGTAGGAATTTCTGATCAGTAATTCATGGCCAGACACTAGGCTGGATGCGGGCCCACGGTCAAAGCTTGGTGGGCTGCTGCAAAGAAAACTATGTCTCCATGATAATTATTAGATGCTACCTAAGTACCAACCACCTGCTTCTAAATGGTGCCAGAAGAAAACCTTTTCTGATCAACGTGTGTCAGATGAGGCTGAATTTTTCAGGGGCAAAAACTTCAAATGGGCCtggtttgaaaaataaaaaggatgaaaatgcagaaaaagaacatgtggCTGGATCGACACAGAAACAGTAAAGGCCACTCTCTGCTTCAACCTTGTCGAAAGTTGCATAGGAAGGCTAAATGATGTCCCGTTTTAAGAGTGCGGTGAAATGTAATAACAGCAAGGGCACTGATAATTGTGCCAGAGGTTCTTTTGCTGGTTATTTTTTAACTGGAGACCCCCCCCACTAACAACACTGTATAAAACATgaaaggttggatttttctcAAATTTTCAGAGTAAACTGAGGCACTAACCTGCAGCAAAAGATAATTTCATTTGAAGGAGTTTTTACACTTCTTTACaatgattaataataaatataactgCCAATATGTAGTCATTTTcgataaaatgagaaaatattaaagaggtcatttatttcagtaagtcaattcactaagggaaacacaGATTGATGATGTTATaagtagggctgtgcataaaaatcgatataaagattaatatcaatattttaaaaaacgatttaatatcgatattctggctttcaatatcgatatacctcccaacctctagggggcgttattacagcgcaaccattgcagttcacagcgaaggagagcaagtgagacgaatttgtggaacggccgacaggattttagaagctcctttgtccctaaaatcagatgtttgggcacatttttggtttctgtgacacgttaactgcattgaagcaaatgcactttattttcctgttaatatgtctgtgatcaataaatagaacataaacataatatttggctgattttggtgattgaatcactgagcattaattcaaagtaataaatatcgatattggaatcaaagcaagctgagctatgtatcgagaatcgtatcgtatcgtgagctctGTATCGAGAAttgtatcgaatcggctcatcctagatgatacccagccctagttatAAGGCCATTATTTCTGTCAATTTTAGGTTTTCTTCCAcatccagctaataaaaacacagcatataAGATTAGAATAATGCACTGGaccaaacacattaaaaaaatatgtataaatggGGGCTAAATGAAAAgaacagattgaaatgttttgtttcaaaaggtacttttaatctgacaaacaagcctcttagaaatccataatctaatttattaaatgtgaaTATGCACTCATCCACTGAAACATCAAATCAGATATTTTAGACATAAAGTGAGACCAAgatcccttaaaaaaaaaagacttccagCAAAGTTTAATCTAGACTGTAACTAAAACGTTAGTAAAATATACACCGTGCGTTGACGGCGTCACTGGCTGTGCGCATGCGCGAGCGTGAGGTTTCCACTCACCTGAAAGCACCGAAGCACACGCTCCCGATCATGTAGAAAAGCGAGTAAAATATGAGCAGACACAGCAGCAGATTGAACAGCACGGTCTGCCGGGGtgatagagagaaaaaaatggcttatttatttacattgtcTCCAGCTGCACACAGCTCCTCCTCTCGATCCAAGCTAAAGCTGAGTGTGCATTAAAGGGGCTGCTGTGGGAGGGCTCCATGTCCAACAGAGAGACAGCAGCCACCTGACCGGCTGCGGGAACATTCACGAGAAAATCTGAACGTAATTATTAGATTATTAGACACAAGAAAACATGTCGTGTCCAAATTACGGCGAGCTGGTTTTACACATTATCCCCCCCAGCCAGCAGGCGTTCAGAGACGTGTCAGCAGATTGCTTTTACGCAAACAGCAGCGCATCATAATGCACAATAGCTCCTACCTTTGAATCGACCGTTTTGCCTTTGAATGCCATTTCATGGTTTGCGGCTTTGCAGCTGATAAAACTTGATGCTTTAATGCAGACCGATGCAAGCCGCGATGCGCCGCTAATCCCGTGGAAAAGTGGACCTCTCGCGCCATCTAGCGACCAAACCATCGCAGAGGATCAAGCATGGCCGCTGCCGCTTTTACTTGTGTCCAAAATGGAAATCGTGTTCCGTGTATCTTGCCCTTCGCCATTTCGTACCTTTGCATTTGCGGTATTTTTGTACCCcaccctacacacacacactttttaggACAAAACCCGGAACCGTCTGGCTCAGGATCTCTGGATGGAATAGAGGAGTGGACATATACCATAGGCATGCGGGCACGTTTCAAACTTGAAATAGGTTATATGACTACAGGGGGGCAGAAAATATATACAGCTGTCCGCTTCTCCCTCTATCGCCATCTTTGCTGGTGCCACTTCGTAACTCTTGTTGCTTCGTATCCGCCTTTTTGATGCAAAACAACCATAAGCCTCTCTGTTGCCtctggtaaaacaaaaaaagaactagAGGGCATAGATCTTAAGTCACCCCTTCCTCATATTGTAATAACTTGTTGCCATTTCGCCCCTTATTTATTCTTCATATAtgctcataaaaaaaacttctcacAGCGAGATATAGCTATGTAAAACTTTATCAGTAATTTTCATAGAAACTAGAAAAATATGACGGAATGATGTAacagttttactttgttttcttaTAAATTTGTTTTGGACTATATTacaattattttttacagttgATCGCCAAGGCTCCACTGATTGAGATTAAAACTCTtgcctaaataaaaaataataatgccaACAATAACCCCGAGCGTGCTTCTCTTAGTAGATATTTACTGGAGTCCAGCATACAGTAATTTTTACTTAATGTCGTCCTATTGGCAGGTAGGAAGGAGAACGTCGCAAAGGTACGAAATGGTCAGAAATAAATGGACGTGCCACAGATTCAGAACGTGGTTATGAAACGGGCACGAAATGGAAACAGGAAGAGACGTCAGCCTCGGTATGACATAGTGAATTGGGCATGAATTGACCACAAGTAATTTAATATTCGGGTTTTTACTACTATGTAGGCCCACAGATGAGTATAAATCCACTCGGGGGAAGTAGCTCACCGAGAGCACGAGCAGTTTTACATCCACGCATCCATTTCCACTAGCTTAGAAACGTCTTGAAATAAGACACACCTTATTAAATCCAcccaaaatcaaaacaagacactataaaatattattttttaaataaaaaaaaaaagattggtgTGGCGCATTCATTCGAGAAGTTTgcgtgggtaaaaaaaaaaaaaaaaaaacaccgagGCTTTCGTGTTGATGTGACGCAAACTGCTGCCAGCAGCACCACCGTTGAGCTAAAACCAGCCGAGATTCTTAAATTACAAATGCTTTCGGTCGGATTAGGTAAGAAACATCACTTCACGCCAGTATGGGTGTGTTAGCGGCACGCCGTTGAGGTACACGTTTCCGTCcacggtggggggggggtcattttgAGATAAAACGGGCTGTTTAACGGGGGTTGAGTGATGCAAACAAGAGATGCAAACGGCCGTTTTCGCCATAAAGGAACCAAACGTTCCCCCAACGGTTTAGAACGGAGCCGCTGCGGTCCCTGCCTGCGCTCCATAGACACACACTCCTACTTCTCATGgtggggggaggaggagagaggaggaacggggggggggggggggggacatacTTTAAAGCCCTGTTCGAAGGGCAACAGGGAGGCGCGAGCCCCGCTAAAGCCTCCGGTATTCCTCAAATCAGCCCCGAACCGAGTTCTTTTGGGCGTGTTGTGAGCGAACGCAGGCCCGCCGAGAGCGAACTGAACTTTTCCCCGAGACCCAAACTTGTCGGGCAGCCGCCGCATCTTGCGCGCATGCGCATCGTTCTTATCCAGCTCTAAATAAGAGTTAAAACAGAAACGAGGTGAGTTCCACAATTTTCCTCAACAGCAAGGCCGTTAATTCtcggtttttttgttttgttccagttaacgttggcaaaaataaataaatgtgaaagcCCGATCTGAGCTCGACTAGTTGGCGTCATTTCCACTTTGATTTAAAACGGCGTGaataaatcgtttttttttttttttaagtttctaaTGCAGAAATTCATCAGGCAACATTGTTAAATCTCATAACAGCGGCgtggttttattgtttatgcTTTTGTGATACTCTCTGAAATATCGGCATTTTTATACAGTTATTAACCGGGAAACTTATTTATTACAGATTGTCCTTAGCTGGCTGCATCCAGTCCACAATGCTACGGCTAGCCGCTTAGCAGTCGTCCGTTCATTTCTACGGAGCGGTGTTGTGCCAAAAAAAGCGTCCCAGCCGTCAAACGCACCCTCCCGTTCAGaacagcaattttttttaacgcaTTTGTTTTCGCGAATGCATGCAGCGAAACTCGGCGGTGGCGCGGGCGGGGAGACGTTTCCCAGTCACTTCCACCCATTTCATGTATCCAAGTGTGTGCGTTGAAAGTGGGCTCTGTTTTGACGGTGGGGGTGCTTTCTGTGACACAACACCGGCGCTAGCCGACTGTTAGCTTCGGCTAGCTACCGTAGCAACCTGGGGCTGACATTCCGTGACAAGGAGAAAGTGAGGAAAAACGGGCAGAGTGAATGAAAACACCCGGTCAGGAAATTACACCGCAGGCCTCTGCTCGTGTTCGACGCGAAGCGACGTCGCACGACTAGTTTAAACGGGCAACTTGAGTAATAAACATAGTTTAAACATGTTGGTGGCCTCTTCCTATGCTCCGCCATTTTGTATTGGGCGATTGCTAATCATGGGCGCTCTTACATTCACTTTATTTATAGCTAGAATAAAACGGAGGCGTCGGTCGCGGCGTCAAACTCCGCCAGGACCACCAAGCCCCCCCTGTTGTTTACTTTGCTCCCGGTTGGACCGCGTTGCACGCACAAAATGTGACCTTAATTCAGCGTTGGAACATGCGTCAAGACCAAAACGTTTAATCGGAACAACATACGTCCTTAAACGCCTTTAAGTTTGGACAGTCTGCGCGGAAAACAGTGTTCTTCGTGAAAGCGAGGAGCTAATTGCCCTTTCCCCCGCTCGCAACCAGACAAACAGTCGTTTTTAAGAAATACcgttaaaacaaggaaaagaCGGACTTTTGTGATTAACTCGAACTTGACGCGTATTTCCTCCCGTCGGTCAATGGTCGTAACAAGTATTTGCCCCCATGAGGTCGTTTGTGTGCGTATTTGCCCGTTGGTTGACCGGCAAAACAATATTATTATTGAGTGTTTTGTCTGAGACAGAAGTGCATGGTGTACCATTGCGAGCCTGCGCACACTCGCCCCCTAGCGGTGATGCCCGGTGTCGCTGTTTACAAGTGCAGGTTGAATCTGGCGTTTTATTTGAGGAGATCAAAACCTTACACTGGCTGCCTCActgtaaaacaacaataatacttataataaaaaaaaaaaaaacatcattaattGTACACCCCTAGTCACACGAGTCAAAGTAATGCCTCTTATGTGGGTATTGTTGCTTTCCAGGTAGGTCATATCAGAGGAGTGGGAATGACTGACACTCCACCCAGTGATGGCCTCTCCCAGGGAGCCGAGTTTGACATGATGGGAGCTCTGGACTGGAAGGACGGGATTGCCACACTGCCAGGCAGTGATATCAGGGtacaggtttttcttttcttttctgttctcCCATCAAATatagtggcttgcaaaagtaacGGCGCCTGattttcacgttttgtcacgCTACCGCCGCAAGCGTCGGTGTGTTTTAGCGACGTCTAATTAAATAGGCCAACGCAGAACGGTTCATACGTGTGAACAAAAAGCAAATGGTGCATTGTTGTGCAGTTTACCTTTTGTATTCATGCAAATCTGTAAAGTGTGGTGtgctttttgttgttatttctatatccatccagccattttctgacccacttaatccctgaTGGGGTCGCGGGGAttatttctatatttctttttaaatttagctATCTCCAAGCCTACTACACATCCCCTTCGCAGCACTGACATGGGCATGAATTTTAGGGTATTGTCCTGCCAAGTTCGTACATTTGAAGAGTGAAACCTTTGGATTGGAGTGCATCTGTGAATCTGGGT is from Fundulus heteroclitus isolate FHET01 chromosome 3, MU-UCD_Fhet_4.1, whole genome shotgun sequence and encodes:
- the LOC105915281 gene encoding transmembrane protein 244, encoding MVWSLDGARGPLFHGISGASRLASVCIKASSFISCKAANHEMAFKGKTVDSKTVLFNLLLCLLIFYSLFYMIGSVCFGAFRLDRFDGLIPFDFKTEPAESNSKYLVNLLSLELTYFCSGILFAAVVRRRVWDYALTVTLLHVVITSLVMLEFPTVWQWWLALGSGLFLMICNGQLIAYFTCQSEQSYATFSYY